The segment TACCTTCACACAAACAATATTTTCTTGAGCATTCTGAGTTTTGGTGTTTGTTGTTTTGCATTTGTTCTGTACTAGTGCAGATCCTAATTCTGCTATACTATGGCCCCAAGTTTGTTTTTAAATGGAATTACCTAGTGTGTAGGATGCAAATTCAGTTGAACAATCAACTACATTCTGGTTCTGGGCTGAGATTCAGATTTGATATAACTAGTATTGCCTCATGATGGGGCATAATTTGAGCTTCTTGGAAATAATAAATATCATCCCACTCTCTGCTTGAGCGAAATGCTGATGCCCGTCTGAATATTGATTATGTTTATACCATTTATTTACTATACTAATGTCATTACCGCCTTTCATCAATTTTCTTGGTGCTTAACTGATTCTGATGCCATTTATCGTTGGATCCATTTAGGTTCTTCCTGATGACATCCGTCAAGCATTGCTTGTTATTGTTGAGTGTTGCATGAAGCGTGATTATTTAGCAGCAATGGACCAATACATCAAGCTGGCAATTGGGAATGCACCATGGCCCATTGGAGTCACTATGGTTGGTATCCACGAGCGTTCTGCCCGAGAAAAGATCTACACAAACAGTGTTGCCCACATCATGAATGATGAGACCACTCGCAAGTACCTTCAATCAATCAAGAGGCTCATGACACTTTGCCAGCGGCGTTACCCTGCACTGCCCTCAAAATCAGTAGAGTTCAACAGCCTGGCAAATGGGAGTGACCTGCAGGCGCTTTTATCGGAAGAGAATGGTTCGGGTAAAGCTTCTGAGGAAAGGCTCCGATTGATGACAGCATCGAAAGAGTGATGCCTTCATAGACTAGATTGGATTACACTCTACAAATAGAGCTTGAGATGTTTGTGTAATATCAACAATAAGTCCtgcctatttttttcttttcttctgtttTGTGCTAAAGAGAAAAGCAAACAGAATTGTGTATGCTAATCAAATCGCTTTACCACTAGATCTGGTTGGGCAAGTTTTATTAATATATCAGCTACATCCAGAGATCCATTTTTGACTTTTTGTTCTCAAGCAGCAGTGATTTTACTGCATTAATCAGGTTGGTATTATCCTAGTTCTGTCAGTACTCAGTACTGCAACTGATAAGATCTGCAAACCATGCTGTATTTATCGCATGATTCTAAGTTCAGGCACCACGTGCCTAAGGTTTTAGGTTTATGTACAACATTGAAATCCATGGATTTAACTCATCTGAAGCTACAACGTGGATCATCTTTGCTTTACCTGAACCTGCCTACACCACTGCCTTATTCAGGTTGCAATTAATCTGTTTCCCCTCTTTGCAGCTTGCCAATCTGGAAATTGCGTGCATCAGCAGATCCATCACTCTCCCTTCTTCTGGATCCTAGGTAAGTGAGCCCACTGCATTGAAGCAACACATATCATAGCTTGCTAACAATATGAAGTTTTGGTGGGTAATGGTTTGATGAACAAATAATCCAGAAACTAGTTGAGGCAGACTGGAACAGTTTGGAGCTTGCAGTTCGCTGAAGAATGCTTACATTTTTAGAAGCAGCGCTGAAGGCCTCCTTGTGGGTGATGCTGGGATGTCTCGCCTTAATCCTCTGTATCTCCTCCCTGAGAAAAGTTTGAGCGCATTTTAAAGATCTCATCGCCTCTACCAGAGTAGCAGCTGAAAACTTGCTGAAATTTCAATCACAATTAACCAGTCGTTGGTTTATACTAGCCAACAACGCTGACTAGTCCAGTGAAATAATATTCTTATGCATTTGACCTGTCTGGGTATATCGGAAGCATATGGTGACTAGTCCAGTGTACACGATCTGTATGCCTCGTAAACTATTTTACTTTTTACACGACAGTAGATTGGTTGCTCTTGCGGCTCTGCAATTGGTGGCAAATGCTGCTATCGCCATATCAGAGTGGAGTAGCAACACGAGTGACTTACTTGATGAAGCAATTGTAGGCTGACGGCGTCCGTTGCTTCCTAACTGGAGCTGCAAAAAGTTTCAAAAGCTTGATCAGTATCAGTGAGAAGGACCACCGTATATAGGTATATTTATAGGAAGCCACTGTTGAAACTGCGCATGATCACCTACGTTTGTTAACCGCAGGGAAGGCATGGTGCTCGGTAGCCTCCGTCTCCCTGTCCTCTCCGCTGCTCTCGTCGGAGTCCCTCGGCGGCGGATCAACGCCGGTCTCCTGTTCCATTGGACACGTCGTTTGGCCAATTCGCGGCATAATGCAAAGGGAAGGAACGCACGGTGGGAACCTGAAGGGGCAGTTCGACGGACGCCACCGCCGGGGGAGGCAGCGCGACGGAGAGGATGCCGAAGCAGTTGCCGCACTGCACGGCCACCGTCTTCAGCAGTTGCAGGGTGCCGCCGCACGGCACCCCCACCTGCATGTGTAGGCAGTCAGTCAGTCGCCGACTCGCCGGGCATTGGCAGTTTCCAGAGCAAGCATGCAGGGCGAGGGGACGGACAGGTCGTCGTTACCAGCAGGATGGTGGCGCAGAAGTTGCACTGCACGTAGCCGAGGCGCTCCGGGAGGGCGTCGAAGCAAGGGTGGCGTGGCGACGACGACATGGCTGTTGAGCTCCACAGtgtgaagcagcagcagcaagtgtGGGTGGGGGTGGCAGTGTAGGACTGTCCTGGTGACCTGGTGTCACCACTCACCATGGGGGTCTCAATTTGTAGGCGCCAACGACGATAAACTCAGCCTGTAATGTGTAATTCAACATTATGTCTGCAAAATCGGGCAAGTTACGTGGACATGTGCTTGCAGCATGTGAGTGGCAGTGCTAGCTTTCAATCAATGAAGTGATCGAAACTGGTTGTCATCAGTTCTCATGCATGCAAGAGCCCCGGACAGGCAGGGGCAGCCATGCCCATCTCTGCGTATTTTGGTACAGGGCCACCTGTTTCTAGAGGCCACAAGAGGGCCTCAGCCTTTCAGGGAAAGCTTTATCTGGCGAACCAGAAGCTAGGCATGTGAAAATCGGTGCCTTATCGCAGTCGCAATCGTCGGTCTCAGTCGCAATCGATCTGCAGGCTGCAGGCAAGCTTCTGATCAGAAACTCATGCTGCAGCAAGAGGCACTGCCTGCCTGCCATAAAGGTCATCGGTGAAAACGACACGGTTTGCTTCATGTTTCAGGTTTGGTAAAAACAGTTGAGTGCTCCTTGAGATTTCAAGTGCCTTGCAGAGGCTCCTCGATGACGTGGTTTCAGCGCCTTGCCACTCTCAAGATTCGTCCGATCCGGGCAAGCCTATTGAATTCGAGATTCCGCGACAAAACGACCCGTTGTAATCCCTATGTATTTCTGCACTCGCTCTAAACGTAGGAGTTGCCGATCGAGTTGGAGTGCTGGAGATAGCACTCTCCAATTAATTGGGTCTGAGTAGAGCTCAGACGCACTGTCTAAAGTGTGGCACAGCAAGATAAATTTTCGGCACAAAGGCCGTGTCGTGTCGAGAATTGGCACGATGTATTCCATGACATGACACGTTAGCTGCACTTGGCCTGGCATGGCCCTATACGGTCTAGCATAACAACACTGTTCAACTGCTAGCTAGCGCCCGGATGTCTGGACGAAGGGGGCATTCGGACGCTCGCACCTGCAGTCCACTTGCACGCCATTTCACACGCCCCACACGGGGCAGCGCACCGGAGGCACTTGCCCGAGAGCTACCTCAAGCTGCCGCTGACAACTGCTGCAGGGGCGTGGTCTAACAGTCGCCACTATCCATCGTGAAGTCGAGAA is part of the Miscanthus floridulus cultivar M001 unplaced genomic scaffold, ASM1932011v1 fs_686_2_3, whole genome shotgun sequence genome and harbors:
- the LOC136532677 gene encoding protein YABBY 7-like — its product is MVSGDTRSPGQSYTATPTHTCCCCFTLWSSTAMSSSPRHPCFDALPERLGYVQCNFCATILLVGVPCGGTLQLLKTVAVQCGNCFGILSVALPPPAVASVELPLQETGVDPPPRDSDESSGEDRETEATEHHAFPAVNKPPVRKQRTPSAYNCFIKEEIQRIKARHPSITHKEAFSAASKNWAHLPRIQKKGE